Proteins from a genomic interval of Moorena sp. SIOASIH:
- the iscB gene encoding RNA-guided endonuclease IscB → MYPFTIILKTAVDNPRVSPCQIKIDPGSQTTGFALVQNNQVIWGMELEHRGGLIKKKLESRKAVRRGRRNRHTRYRKPRFLNRKRPEGWLSPSLEHRVLTIETWVKRLIKFCPVSEIWVERVKFDTQKMQNPEISGIEYQQGELAGYEVREYLLEKWGRECAYCGKQNIPLQIEHIHPKSKSGSDRVSNLCLACEKCNQRKGNRPIEEFLKKKPSLLQKIKNKALSPLRDAAAVNMTRNKVVKVLKKILPVVTGTGAMTKYNRTRLGLSKKHWVDAACVGNIETLVVRTSQPLLVVCFGQGGRQKAALNKYGYPTRHNPLKPIKGWATGDIAKHQKIGIGKVTPRSKGSFGFTPLGTKGYKSCKPQDISVIHRKDGYTYSFC, encoded by the coding sequence ATGTATCCGTTCACGATCATATTGAAGACTGCGGTCGATAATCCAAGGGTCTCACCATGTCAAATCAAAATTGACCCTGGCAGCCAGACAACTGGATTTGCTTTAGTTCAAAACAACCAAGTCATTTGGGGAATGGAGTTAGAACACAGAGGAGGGTTGATCAAGAAAAAATTAGAGTCTAGAAAGGCGGTAAGACGTGGCCGACGTAATCGTCATACTCGTTACAGAAAACCTAGATTCCTTAACCGTAAACGTCCAGAGGGTTGGCTTTCCCCCAGTTTAGAGCACAGAGTTCTAACTATTGAAACCTGGGTTAAACGACTGATTAAGTTTTGCCCGGTTAGCGAGATTTGGGTCGAAAGAGTTAAGTTTGATACCCAAAAAATGCAGAATCCTGAAATTAGTGGTATTGAATACCAGCAAGGGGAACTAGCTGGCTACGAAGTAAGAGAGTATTTACTTGAAAAGTGGGGCAGAGAATGCGCCTATTGTGGCAAGCAAAATATCCCTTTACAGATTGAGCACATTCACCCAAAATCAAAAAGTGGGAGCGACCGAGTCAGCAATCTTTGTCTGGCTTGCGAGAAATGTAATCAACGGAAAGGGAACAGACCTATAGAGGAATTCCTCAAGAAGAAACCCAGTCTACTACAGAAAATAAAAAACAAGGCGCTTTCGCCATTAAGGGATGCTGCCGCAGTAAATATGACTCGGAACAAGGTAGTAAAGGTGCTCAAGAAAATTTTGCCTGTGGTCACTGGAACTGGTGCTATGACCAAGTACAACCGAACAAGATTGGGTTTATCTAAAAAGCACTGGGTTGATGCGGCCTGTGTCGGTAATATTGAAACTTTAGTGGTAAGAACCTCTCAACCACTGTTAGTTGTCTGCTTTGGACAAGGAGGAAGACAGAAAGCAGCACTTAACAAATACGGCTATCCAACTAGGCATAACCCATTGAAGCCGATTAAAGGTTGGGCTACTGGCGACATAGCCAAACACCAGAAAATAGGAATAGGCAAAGTAACTCCCAGAAGCAAAGGAAGTTTCGGATTTACTCCACTAGGAACAAAAGGCTACAAGAGTTGCAAGCCTCAAGACATATCAGTCATACACAGAAAGGATGGATATACTTACAGTTTTTGCTAG
- a CDS encoding glycosyltransferase family 1 protein — MRIAFFTETFLPKVDGIVTRLRHTVEHLQRNGDQVLVICPEGGLKAYKGAKIYGVSGFPLPLYPELKLALPRPSIGGVLEKFQPDLIHVVNPAVLGLGGLYYSKVMNIPLVASYHTHLPQYLQHYGLGMLEGVMWELIKVSHNQAELNLCTSNAMVQELRDHGVERVDLWQRGVDTETFQPELASSQMRSHLSQGHPDSPILLYVGRLSAEKEIERIKLVLEAIPNACLALVGDGPHRKELEAHFAGTPTHFVGYLTGTTLGSAFASADAFIFPSRTETLGLVLLEAMAAGCPVVAANSGGIPDIVTDGMNGYLYDPADEQGAIAATQRLLAQQQERETLRRNARAEAERWSWSAATRQLQRYYQAIVFSESMSSAA, encoded by the coding sequence ATGCGAATTGCTTTTTTCACTGAAACATTTCTACCCAAAGTTGATGGCATCGTGACCCGGTTGCGCCACACGGTGGAACATTTGCAGCGTAACGGTGACCAAGTGCTAGTTATATGCCCAGAAGGGGGACTAAAAGCCTACAAAGGAGCCAAAATTTACGGCGTTTCTGGCTTTCCCCTACCCCTGTATCCCGAATTAAAGCTAGCCCTGCCACGACCCTCAATTGGTGGGGTATTAGAAAAGTTTCAGCCAGATTTGATCCATGTTGTCAACCCAGCAGTATTAGGGTTGGGAGGGCTGTATTATTCCAAGGTAATGAATATTCCCTTGGTTGCCTCCTACCACACCCATTTACCTCAGTACCTCCAGCACTACGGATTGGGTATGCTCGAAGGAGTTATGTGGGAGTTAATTAAGGTTAGTCACAATCAAGCTGAGCTGAATTTGTGTACCTCTAATGCTATGGTACAGGAATTAAGAGACCATGGTGTTGAACGAGTAGACTTGTGGCAGCGAGGTGTGGATACGGAAACTTTCCAACCAGAGTTAGCTTCATCCCAAATGCGATCGCATCTTTCCCAAGGACATCCAGACAGCCCCATACTCCTTTATGTAGGCCGTCTTTCTGCTGAAAAAGAAATTGAGCGGATTAAGTTAGTGCTAGAAGCAATTCCCAACGCTTGCCTAGCATTAGTAGGAGATGGACCCCACCGTAAGGAACTAGAAGCACACTTTGCTGGAACCCCGACTCATTTCGTGGGTTACCTTACCGGTACAACACTCGGTTCTGCCTTTGCCTCTGCTGATGCATTTATCTTTCCTTCTCGCACAGAAACCTTAGGACTAGTCTTACTTGAAGCCATGGCAGCAGGTTGTCCGGTGGTAGCAGCTAACTCTGGAGGGATTCCGGATATTGTCACGGATGGGATGAATGGGTATTTATACGATCCAGCAGATGAGCAAGGAGCGATCGCAGCAACCCAGCGTCTGTTAGCACAACAGCAGGAACGGGAAACTCTGCGCCGCAATGCTAGAGCAGAAGCTGAACGCTGGAGTTGGTCAGCTGCTACACGTCAATTGCAACGTTACTACCAGGCAATCGTGTTTTCCGAATCCATGTCTTCCGCTGCTTGA
- a CDS encoding chromophore lyase CpcT/CpeT, whose translation MTHSTDIATLARWMAADFSNQEQAFENPPLYAHIRVCMRPLPWSVLDGCSLFLEQAYDYMLNTPYRVRVLKIVELDGQIKIENYKVQDEKLLYGASRDLERLKSLSAQQLEKLAGCTFNVTWTGHSFKAEVEPGKACLVVRNSKETYLDSSFEVMEEKLISLDRGRDPQTDELIWGSIAGAFHFSPRTSFASEVLIPTPEFTELQT comes from the coding sequence ATGACTCATTCTACGGATATCGCTACTTTAGCCCGCTGGATGGCAGCTGATTTTAGTAACCAAGAGCAGGCGTTTGAGAATCCACCATTGTATGCTCACATCCGCGTCTGCATGCGTCCTCTACCTTGGTCAGTGCTAGATGGATGTAGCTTGTTCCTTGAGCAAGCCTATGACTATATGCTCAACACCCCCTACCGAGTGCGGGTACTAAAGATTGTTGAGCTAGACGGGCAAATCAAAATCGAAAATTACAAGGTTCAGGATGAAAAACTATTATACGGAGCTTCCCGTGATTTAGAACGTCTAAAATCCCTGAGTGCCCAACAGTTAGAGAAGCTTGCTGGTTGCACGTTCAATGTTACCTGGACTGGTCACAGCTTCAAAGCCGAAGTAGAACCAGGTAAAGCTTGCTTGGTAGTGCGCAATAGTAAAGAAACCTATCTCGATAGCAGCTTTGAAGTAATGGAAGAAAAATTGATTAGTCTTGACAGGGGACGTGACCCCCAAACCGATGAACTAATTTGGGGTTCGATTGCTGGAGCATTTCACTTCTCACCTAGGACTAGCTTCGCTTCAGAAGTGCTGATCCCAACTCCAGAATTTACTGAACTACAGACTTGA
- a CDS encoding esterase-like activity of phytase family protein: MLWVVVIIFLGSLTTTCSFLPAITAEERTFLNLSVDFLGEYQLPQTEFKNTVVGGLSGLTYDRERDRFLAVSDDRSRLAPARFYTLKLTFNPTDTGNIGIENVEVEDVTFLKDKNGETFVRGTLDPEGIAWSGKDSVFISSEGATNQGIAPFIRQFDIATGQQLQNLKIPQRYLPNDTDLETVSNGIQDNLGFEALTLEPISLAAASGQESFRLFSASEYSLHQDQPEADTEQAAGIRWLHYLIGDVTPPMLVSEHLYLLEPDPPNTLSHGLTELLAVDTAGHFLSLERTYGFFGFSAKLYQVVMGGATDTTKISTLKGNISKIKPLQKKLLLDLSELGIYLDNLEGMTLGPRLSDGTQSLILVSDNNFSEAQVTQFLLFRIKGLT, encoded by the coding sequence ATGCTATGGGTTGTGGTAATAATATTCCTGGGTAGCCTGACCACTACCTGTAGCTTTTTACCAGCCATCACAGCAGAAGAACGCACCTTCCTCAACCTTTCCGTGGACTTCTTAGGGGAGTATCAACTGCCCCAAACGGAGTTCAAAAATACAGTAGTGGGAGGGTTGTCAGGATTGACCTATGATCGGGAACGCGATCGCTTTTTAGCGGTTTCTGATGATCGTTCTCGATTAGCTCCAGCTCGATTCTACACCCTAAAACTAACTTTCAATCCCACCGATACAGGAAACATAGGGATTGAAAACGTAGAAGTGGAAGATGTCACTTTTCTTAAAGATAAAAATGGAGAAACCTTTGTAAGGGGTACCCTGGATCCAGAAGGGATTGCTTGGTCTGGAAAAGATTCTGTATTTATCTCTAGTGAAGGGGCTACTAATCAAGGCATTGCTCCATTCATTCGGCAGTTTGATATAGCAACAGGACAACAGTTGCAAAATTTAAAAATTCCCCAGCGTTATCTACCGAATGACACTGACCTAGAAACAGTCAGTAATGGTATCCAGGATAACTTAGGCTTTGAGGCATTGACCTTAGAACCGATCAGCCTAGCTGCAGCAAGTGGGCAAGAGTCATTTCGCTTATTTAGTGCCAGTGAGTACTCCCTACACCAAGACCAGCCAGAAGCAGATACCGAACAAGCAGCGGGAATTCGTTGGTTGCACTATTTGATTGGAGACGTTACTCCTCCAATGCTGGTTAGTGAACATCTTTACTTACTCGAGCCAGACCCCCCTAACACCCTTTCTCACGGTTTGACTGAGTTATTAGCAGTGGATACCGCAGGACATTTTCTGAGTTTGGAGCGTACCTATGGTTTCTTTGGATTTAGTGCCAAACTTTATCAAGTGGTGATGGGTGGAGCAACCGATACCACCAAAATTTCTACTCTCAAGGGTAATATTTCCAAGATTAAGCCCCTGCAAAAAAAGTTGTTGTTGGATTTGAGTGAATTGGGGATTTACTTAGATAATTTAGAGGGAATGACCCTTGGTCCGCGCTTGAGTGATGGCACTCAGAGTTTAATTTTGGTGAGTGATAACAATTTTAGTGAGGCTCAGGTGACACAGTTTCTGTTGTTTAGGATTAAAGGTTTGACATAG
- a CDS encoding ABC transporter ATP-binding protein translates to MLNIHKLSKSYGNRNVLRDLTLNIPAGEIYGLLGPNGAGKTTTINIICNLLRADSGAIAINNQPVSEATKKLIGVAPQENLLYQTLSCQENLYFFARLYGLDGQQCSKQVYAALAAVNLLERAKSPVETLSGGMQRRMNIAVALVHQPKLLILDEPTTGLDIEARYEIWDLIRRLQRQGITILLTTHSLDEAERLCQRIGILKQGRIVAEGSLVELRQKIPAQEIVVVDTPQEEQAIARAQELGFTHRRYGNDLAFWLPESLDLKDIIACFDGIPLDSIARQPVRLEYVYVEVTSNLVECWSLTQRS, encoded by the coding sequence GTGCTAAATATCCATAAATTAAGTAAGTCTTACGGTAATCGAAACGTTCTGCGGGATTTAACCCTAAATATTCCAGCGGGAGAAATATATGGTTTACTCGGACCCAATGGTGCGGGTAAGACAACTACTATCAATATCATCTGTAACTTACTACGAGCGGATAGTGGTGCGATCGCAATCAATAACCAACCAGTGTCCGAGGCAACGAAAAAGCTGATTGGGGTTGCCCCCCAAGAGAATTTACTGTATCAAACCCTTAGTTGTCAAGAAAACTTGTATTTCTTTGCTCGTCTGTATGGGTTAGATGGTCAGCAGTGCTCTAAACAAGTTTATGCTGCCCTTGCTGCGGTAAATTTATTAGAGCGGGCAAAAAGTCCGGTGGAAACCCTCAGTGGTGGGATGCAGCGACGGATGAATATTGCTGTGGCTCTAGTGCATCAGCCCAAATTACTGATCTTAGATGAGCCTACGACAGGCTTAGATATTGAAGCCCGATATGAAATTTGGGACTTGATTCGACGTCTTCAGCGCCAGGGAATTACTATTTTGCTGACCACTCATTCCCTTGATGAAGCAGAACGTCTTTGCCAGAGAATTGGCATTCTTAAACAGGGACGGATTGTGGCAGAGGGGAGTTTGGTTGAGTTACGGCAAAAGATTCCCGCTCAAGAAATTGTGGTAGTAGATACCCCTCAAGAAGAACAAGCGATCGCTCGTGCCCAAGAATTAGGCTTTACTCATCGCCGCTATGGAAATGATTTAGCCTTTTGGCTACCAGAGTCTTTAGACCTGAAGGATATTATTGCTTGTTTTGATGGGATTCCCCTCGATTCCATTGCTCGTCAGCCAGTGCGGCTGGAGTATGTCTATGTAGAGGTTACATCAAATCTGGTTGAATGCTGGTCACTTACTCAAAGAAGTTAG
- a CDS encoding ABC transporter permease, giving the protein MKYWRETCAVAQRILIELWRRQRSLLFWSIFPITVLFLNGLIMAEQAQLSTAEAFERAAPTTLVGAALFFSCLGGSVATVVSEREQHMLKRLFISPLGGISYFLGIFLAHSCIGIGQSLVVYTIAAFLGARFQGSVLLGVLIIFLSIIAYVGVGFFLGTQLGRRTEDVNALVGTVGVPLLILGGAFLPTALFPEQLLEIAKFNPIYHMNEALLGVWADGKGLVEIESHFWFLFGFASVMVIVGWLSYQGMVRVERRL; this is encoded by the coding sequence ATGAAATATTGGCGGGAAACCTGTGCTGTAGCACAGCGAATCTTGATTGAACTATGGCGAAGGCAGCGTAGCCTATTATTTTGGAGTATTTTTCCAATTACTGTGCTATTTCTCAACGGTTTGATTATGGCAGAACAGGCTCAGCTATCAACCGCTGAAGCATTTGAACGTGCTGCCCCAACTACTCTTGTGGGTGCTGCTTTGTTTTTTAGCTGCTTGGGGGGTAGCGTCGCCACGGTAGTCTCAGAACGAGAGCAGCACATGCTCAAGCGTTTATTTATCTCTCCATTAGGGGGCATATCCTATTTCTTAGGAATTTTTTTGGCTCACAGCTGCATTGGTATAGGTCAATCCTTAGTGGTTTATACCATAGCAGCATTTTTGGGGGCAAGGTTTCAAGGTTCCGTGTTGCTAGGGGTATTGATTATTTTCCTGAGTATTATTGCTTATGTGGGAGTGGGATTTTTTCTGGGAACTCAATTAGGGCGGCGGACTGAGGACGTTAATGCCTTAGTGGGAACTGTCGGTGTACCTCTATTAATTTTGGGGGGTGCGTTTTTACCCACTGCTTTGTTTCCGGAACAGTTACTGGAAATCGCTAAGTTTAACCCAATTTATCATATGAACGAAGCCTTGTTGGGAGTATGGGCTGATGGGAAGGGTTTGGTGGAAATCGAGTCTCATTTCTGGTTTTTGTTTGGCTTTGCCTCAGTGATGGTGATAGTCGGATGGTTGTCATACCAGGGGATGGTTCGGGTAGAGAGAAGATTGTGA
- a CDS encoding helix-turn-helix domain-containing protein has protein sequence MSKHVGTTEAASLLGISSRRLRQLLEKGRVRGAYKSGKFWIIPLFNDLPQITKGTRGPKGKWRTTRPPALAKINVNRNRIGSNNHKSPEDRLPVISVKRSGNNLYGNQIEIIGPCRIVYQPDNPLDCGARLWIETFSDVHFIGGSFPATS, from the coding sequence ATGAGTAAGCACGTTGGTACTACTGAAGCAGCATCTTTATTAGGTATTTCTTCTCGGCGATTGCGCCAACTCCTAGAGAAGGGTCGGGTTCGGGGTGCCTATAAAAGTGGGAAATTCTGGATTATTCCTCTGTTCAACGATTTGCCACAAATCACCAAAGGTACCCGTGGACCAAAAGGCAAATGGCGTACTACTCGTCCTCCTGCTTTGGCTAAGATTAATGTCAACCGCAATCGCATTGGCTCCAATAACCACAAAAGCCCTGAAGACCGGCTGCCAGTGATTTCAGTAAAACGAAGCGGCAACAATCTATACGGCAATCAGATCGAAATCATTGGTCCGTGTCGGATTGTCTATCAGCCAGATAATCCACTCGATTGTGGAGCTCGTTTGTGGATCGAAACCTTTAGTGATGTCCACTTCATCGGTGGCAGTTTCCCTGCTACTAGCTGA
- a CDS encoding WD40 repeat domain-containing serine/threonine-protein kinase yields the protein MICCLNPDCQNPINPDDNQFCQSCGNKLVLLKNRYRPIRPIGDGGFSKTYLAEDRDKLDEYCVIKQLAPQLEGTKALKKARELFEQEAKQLQRLGQHPQIPTLLAYFEEDQRLYLLQEYIEGKTLEQELAEAGPFSEDKIRDLLFELLTILKFVHQQKVIHRDIKPGNIIRRPASAQGSEKKNQLVLIDFGIAKQLKATVMANITGTTIGSFGYVPMEQMEGGKAYAASDLYSLGTTCFHLLTNVHPWDLWKKQGYRWVNSWRKHLKQPVSEQLWWIMDRLLPESYQHRYQSVDQVLEVLELQSAPSANPSQSTSKYHESFLNFLTSLRQNEQLKKQVMMGGVYLLSLGLITQGYGYFRYHTFPSNLSFLIAGLPSSTYLKTTLNGHSNSVRSIAVSPDSNYLVSGSNDHTVKIWNLPKGELVRTLNGHDGNVYSVAITPDGENIASGGDDNTIKIWNLKRGQLKKNLTGHQGFISSVAISSDGKTLVSGSYDQTIKVWNLHTGKLKQTLTGETNWVSSVVISPDGKTLVSGNGGNTIRIWDLDTGNIKKTLTGHKDSVVSLIISPDGKTLFSSSLDRNIKIWDLTIGELKNTLTGHIYYVHSLAISPDGKTLVSGSANNTIKVWDLETWELKTTLTGHTNWVSSLAISPDGKTLISGSRDDSLKVWKLP from the coding sequence ATGATCTGCTGTCTTAATCCCGATTGCCAGAATCCCATTAATCCGGATGATAACCAGTTTTGCCAAAGCTGTGGTAACAAACTAGTACTCCTAAAAAACCGCTATCGTCCGATTCGACCCATCGGAGATGGGGGATTTTCCAAAACCTATCTGGCAGAAGATAGGGACAAATTGGATGAATACTGTGTGATTAAGCAGCTAGCCCCCCAACTTGAGGGAACGAAGGCACTCAAAAAGGCACGAGAATTATTTGAGCAAGAGGCAAAACAATTGCAAAGGCTGGGACAACATCCCCAAATCCCTACCTTGCTAGCTTACTTTGAGGAAGATCAGCGCTTATATTTGCTCCAAGAGTATATCGAGGGGAAAACCTTAGAGCAAGAGTTGGCAGAAGCAGGACCGTTCAGTGAAGACAAGATTAGGGATCTTTTATTTGAACTGCTAACTATTCTCAAGTTTGTCCATCAACAGAAGGTGATTCACCGAGATATTAAACCAGGTAATATCATTCGCCGTCCTGCTTCGGCTCAAGGATCTGAAAAAAAGAATCAGCTAGTACTAATCGATTTTGGGATAGCCAAGCAATTGAAGGCTACGGTCATGGCTAATATCACTGGCACCACTATCGGTTCCTTTGGCTATGTGCCTATGGAACAAATGGAGGGAGGTAAAGCCTATGCTGCTAGTGATTTATACAGTTTGGGCACGACCTGCTTTCATTTGCTGACCAATGTTCATCCTTGGGATTTGTGGAAGAAACAAGGCTATCGCTGGGTAAATAGTTGGCGAAAGCATTTAAAGCAACCGGTGAGTGAGCAATTGTGGTGGATAATGGATCGACTGCTCCCAGAAAGCTATCAGCACCGTTATCAGTCTGTAGACCAAGTCTTGGAGGTGTTGGAGCTTCAGTCTGCGCCCTCTGCTAATCCCTCTCAATCAACCTCTAAGTATCACGAGTCTTTTCTGAACTTTTTAACGTCATTAAGACAAAATGAGCAGTTAAAAAAACAAGTGATGATGGGAGGAGTTTATTTATTATCTCTAGGATTAATTACTCAAGGATATGGATATTTTCGCTATCACACCTTTCCGTCTAATCTAAGTTTTTTGATTGCTGGTTTACCCAGCAGTACCTACCTCAAAACTACTCTCAATGGACACTCTAACTCAGTGCGTTCTATTGCGGTTAGTCCTGATAGTAACTATTTGGTAAGTGGTAGTAATGATCATACTGTAAAAATTTGGAATTTGCCGAAAGGTGAGTTAGTTAGAACTCTTAATGGCCATGATGGTAATGTTTATTCTGTCGCTATTACTCCTGATGGAGAAAATATTGCTAGTGGTGGTGATGACAACACTATCAAGATTTGGAATTTGAAAAGGGGTCAGCTGAAAAAGAATCTTACTGGTCATCAGGGTTTTATTAGTTCTGTTGCGATTAGTTCCGATGGAAAAACGTTAGTAAGTGGCAGTTATGACCAAACTATCAAAGTTTGGAATTTACATACTGGTAAGCTGAAACAAACCTTAACGGGGGAAACGAATTGGGTTAGTTCGGTGGTGATTAGCCCTGATGGCAAAACATTAGTTAGTGGGAATGGGGGCAATACGATCAGAATTTGGGATTTGGATACAGGTAATATAAAAAAGACCCTCACCGGTCATAAAGATTCCGTTGTTTCTCTAATCATTAGCCCTGATGGGAAAACGTTGTTTAGTAGTAGTCTAGACCGTAATATTAAGATTTGGGATTTGACAATTGGTGAATTAAAAAATACCTTGACTGGACATATATACTATGTTCATTCTCTGGCGATTAGCCCCGATGGTAAGACCTTGGTTAGTGGGAGTGCAAATAATACCATTAAGGTTTGGGATTTAGAAACATGGGAGTTAAAAACTACCCTCACTGGTCATACAAACTGGGTGAGTTCTCTGGCGATTAGTCCCGATGGAAAAACCTTAATAAGTGGCAGTAGAGATGATAGTCTTAAAGTTTGGAAGTTGCCTTAA
- the pgeF gene encoding peptidoglycan editing factor PgeF — MHTWHWHTWNNLPYLTSSLLKQWNHGFFSSAFSPRSPEEMVDVLQPDAQVYRVKQVHGNTVLTPGEIESTQNGEPDSNKPPADGIISEEAKQAVWVCTADCTPLLIGDIETGQVAAVHAGWRGTAQRIVPNAIARLLNNGSCKENLRIALGPAITGECYQVSETVAAEVGASIVSTDQGDSTESILGVLQELADSPILEDPKPGRVRLDVRRVNVLQLEQLGIDSEQIAIAPHCTYSEPERFFSYRRNQLKKVQWSGIISY, encoded by the coding sequence ATGCATACCTGGCACTGGCACACTTGGAACAATTTGCCCTATTTAACGAGTAGCCTATTGAAGCAATGGAATCACGGCTTCTTTTCCTCAGCATTTTCTCCCCGTTCTCCTGAAGAAATGGTCGATGTACTCCAGCCTGATGCCCAGGTGTATCGAGTTAAACAGGTCCACGGCAATACAGTACTGACTCCTGGGGAAATTGAAAGTACCCAAAACGGTGAGCCAGACTCCAATAAACCACCGGCTGATGGTATTATAAGTGAGGAAGCTAAGCAAGCTGTGTGGGTTTGTACGGCAGATTGTACGCCCTTACTGATTGGGGATATCGAAACCGGACAGGTAGCAGCAGTTCATGCGGGTTGGCGGGGTACTGCTCAACGGATTGTTCCTAATGCGATCGCACGATTGCTAAACAATGGTAGCTGTAAAGAAAATCTACGCATTGCTCTCGGTCCAGCAATTACAGGGGAATGCTATCAGGTATCAGAAACCGTGGCGGCTGAAGTGGGAGCTAGTATTGTATCTACTGATCAAGGGGATAGCACTGAATCAATTCTGGGGGTGTTGCAGGAGCTAGCAGACTCCCCAATATTAGAGGACCCGAAACCCGGACGAGTACGCTTGGATGTGCGGCGAGTGAATGTCTTACAGTTGGAACAATTGGGCATTGATTCAGAACAAATTGCGATCGCACCCCACTGCACTTACTCTGAACCAGAGCGTTTCTTTTCCTATCGCCGTAATCAACTTAAGAAAGTTCAGTGGTCTGGTATTATTAGCTATTGA
- a CDS encoding DEAD/DEAH box helicase family protein has protein sequence MPRTPRLTFDRGTLILHPPPRGKAWVEYATWDDRVEKFRIRGIHYRPLVESLLREKVDFIDDAREFVPLPLVSSFEMEPYPHQREALLAWKQAGRKGVVVLPTGAGKTYLAQLAMQDTPRSTIVVVPTLDLMHQWYAQLEAAFPDVEVGVLGGGSRDRTPILIATYDSATIHAETLGNRYALVIFDECHHLPTDFYKVIAEYAIAPYRLGLTATPDRSDGRHWDLNGLIGPEVYRKSPDQLAGLALADHKVIQIKVKLSQKERDRYNSCMTLRNDFLRASNIHLGSIKGWQQFVIASARSQSGRRAMLAHREAKEIALGTDGKLRILLDLLAQHYPEKMLIFTNGNATLYRISQELLIPAITHQTPVKERHDILKRFREGEYRCLAASHVLNEGVDVPDARVAIILSGTGSSREYIQRLGRVLRKGKDGEKVALLYEVVAEDTSEERTSWRRHGGGSKNEPRRRKQPEGAQTGKQLELLPEQGYQVKHRSSPRAAESKGKWSEEDDEF, from the coding sequence ATGCCACGCACCCCTAGATTAACCTTTGACCGGGGAACTCTGATTTTGCATCCACCACCGAGGGGCAAAGCTTGGGTGGAGTATGCCACTTGGGATGATCGGGTAGAGAAGTTTCGGATTAGAGGAATTCACTATCGTCCTCTGGTAGAAAGCTTACTCAGAGAAAAGGTTGATTTTATCGATGATGCTAGGGAATTTGTGCCTCTGCCACTAGTATCTAGTTTTGAGATGGAACCTTATCCCCATCAACGGGAAGCTCTGTTGGCATGGAAGCAAGCCGGTCGTAAAGGGGTAGTGGTGCTACCAACGGGAGCAGGTAAGACTTATCTGGCCCAGTTGGCAATGCAAGACACTCCTCGTAGTACCATAGTTGTGGTACCAACCCTAGATTTAATGCACCAGTGGTATGCTCAACTCGAAGCAGCCTTTCCAGATGTGGAGGTGGGAGTGTTGGGGGGTGGTTCTCGCGATCGCACGCCTATCCTGATCGCCACCTATGATAGTGCCACTATTCATGCCGAAACCTTAGGGAATCGGTACGCTTTGGTGATTTTTGATGAGTGTCATCACTTACCTACGGATTTTTATAAGGTGATTGCGGAATATGCGATCGCACCCTATCGGTTAGGACTGACAGCAACCCCAGACCGCTCCGATGGCCGTCATTGGGACCTTAATGGTTTGATAGGACCAGAGGTTTATCGGAAAAGCCCTGATCAATTGGCGGGTTTGGCCCTAGCTGACCATAAGGTAATTCAGATTAAGGTCAAGCTGTCCCAAAAAGAACGCGATCGCTATAATTCTTGCATGACGTTGCGCAATGATTTTTTGAGAGCCTCTAACATTCATCTCGGGAGTATTAAAGGTTGGCAGCAGTTTGTGATAGCAAGTGCGCGATCGCAAAGCGGACGCCGTGCCATGTTAGCTCACCGGGAGGCTAAGGAAATTGCCTTAGGTACCGATGGAAAATTAAGGATTTTGCTAGATTTACTGGCTCAGCATTACCCAGAGAAGATGTTAATTTTTACTAATGGTAATGCTACACTTTATCGGATTTCTCAAGAGTTATTGATTCCTGCGATTACTCATCAAACCCCAGTCAAAGAGCGTCATGATATTTTGAAGCGATTTCGGGAGGGAGAGTATCGGTGTTTAGCGGCATCCCATGTGTTGAATGAGGGAGTCGATGTACCCGATGCGCGAGTAGCGATTATCTTATCAGGGACCGGTTCATCTCGGGAGTATATCCAGCGCTTGGGTCGGGTATTGCGTAAAGGAAAAGATGGGGAGAAGGTGGCGTTATTGTATGAAGTAGTAGCCGAGGATACTTCTGAAGAACGAACCTCTTGGCGTCGCCATGGTGGTGGTAGCAAGAATGAACCGCGAAGGCGCAAACAGCCGGAAGGAGCCCAGACGGGTAAGCAGTTGGAGTTATTGCCAGAGCAGGGTTATCAGGTGAAGCATAGAAGTAGCCCTAGGGCGGCTGAGTCTAAGGGCAAGTGGTCAGAAGAGGATGATGAGTTTTAA